Proteins from one Bacillus thuringiensis genomic window:
- a CDS encoding HD domain-containing protein produces MLPNYIKIAYEIAKKAHAGQVDKAGMDYIKHPEAVASFVNTTEEKATAYLHDVLEDTEITAADLLNAGIPHNVVEAVQVLTKEKYTPYFEYLSRVKENSLARTVKLADLKHNSDRSRLARITDKDLKRLEKYRKVIKFLK; encoded by the coding sequence ATGTTACCTAATTATATAAAGATAGCTTATGAGATAGCCAAAAAAGCCCATGCTGGACAAGTAGATAAAGCAGGTATGGATTACATCAAACACCCTGAGGCAGTTGCTAGCTTTGTAAATACGACAGAAGAGAAGGCTACTGCTTATTTGCATGATGTTCTTGAAGATACTGAGATAACAGCTGCTGATTTATTAAATGCTGGTATACCTCATAACGTAGTTGAGGCAGTGCAGGTACTGACAAAAGAGAAATACACACCTTATTTTGAGTATCTGAGCAGAGTGAAAGAAAATTCTCTTGCCCGTACAGTTAAACTTGCAGACTTAAAACATAATTCTGATCGCTCAAGACTTGCTAGAATAACAGATAAAGACCTAAAACGATTGGAGAAGTACCGCAAAGTGATTAAGTTTCTAAAGTAA
- a CDS encoding DNA/RNA helicase domain-containing protein, whose protein sequence is MNYGWAGTIEQFKELDLKSFIQQLQYHVYKTNADDTKIASQKRAWIDSYNKLQDLFNRFPNLDASLIFEYEILRGGGRRPDILLLINGYLIVIECKGFNHVSPSEYIQTSLYMRDLQHYHSAIQQSNMQVIGVLLLTNYEGERWEFQKDYQVTLSTVDGLESIINRILDKTEAQTLTLEEIINGFYEPSPSMLEAARSILHNEPLPDIKAISSSNFPKVQQTIRTIIQEAQNTNTHHLILVSGEPGAGKTYLGLTIAHEMKNAVYLSGNGPLVDVLQDTLKNRTFVQGLYGYKMDFLEKKMIPKEQIIIFDEAQRAWDTKKVDQSLTRRKREAQHLSEPDIIMNITTHNKPWSVTIGLIGEGQEIYSGEEGGLPLWNTAIAGKNVTVHSKHPNSVFTNAAHYRIHSQLHLNSSFRAHAALKYYEIINTLLDINFEQTKMLIHNLPKEHYQLFITRDLHKAKITLNQLYQDDTKTVGVVCAGGADRQKEVPVLPRDERYEKPSKIAQYFNYPGSQYYCKNLNYSATEFQTQGLELDMALVHWDDDLYLKNGAWKGQHYQWGVEDPFQIKLNAYRVILTRGRDGTIIYIPPKPILDETWNLLKNQLKIPELMF, encoded by the coding sequence TTGAACTATGGCTGGGCTGGAACTATTGAACAATTTAAAGAATTAGATTTAAAATCATTCATTCAACAATTGCAATATCATGTTTATAAAACCAATGCAGATGATACCAAAATAGCTTCTCAAAAGAGAGCATGGATTGATAGTTACAATAAGCTACAAGATTTATTTAATCGATTTCCTAATTTAGATGCATCACTTATTTTTGAATATGAGATTTTACGCGGAGGTGGCCGTCGTCCAGATATACTTTTATTAATTAATGGTTATTTGATAGTCATCGAATGTAAAGGTTTTAATCACGTTTCACCTTCTGAATACATTCAAACATCGCTTTATATGCGTGATCTCCAGCATTATCACTCAGCTATTCAACAATCTAACATGCAAGTCATAGGTGTTCTACTGCTTACAAACTATGAAGGTGAACGATGGGAATTCCAAAAAGATTATCAAGTAACCCTTTCAACAGTTGATGGATTGGAAAGTATTATTAACCGAATATTAGATAAAACAGAAGCACAAACGTTGACGCTAGAGGAAATAATCAATGGTTTCTATGAACCTTCACCTTCTATGCTAGAAGCTGCTCGTTCCATTTTACATAATGAACCACTCCCTGATATTAAAGCAATATCAAGCAGTAATTTTCCAAAAGTACAACAAACTATACGAACAATTATTCAAGAAGCACAAAATACAAATACCCATCACTTAATCTTAGTATCTGGTGAGCCAGGAGCAGGTAAAACATATTTGGGTCTGACCATTGCACATGAAATGAAAAATGCAGTTTATTTATCTGGTAACGGGCCATTAGTAGACGTATTGCAAGATACGTTGAAAAATAGAACGTTCGTACAAGGTCTATATGGATATAAAATGGATTTTCTGGAAAAGAAAATGATTCCAAAAGAACAAATAATCATTTTTGATGAGGCACAGCGAGCATGGGATACCAAAAAAGTCGACCAATCACTCACTCGAAGAAAGAGAGAAGCCCAGCACTTAAGTGAACCGGATATTATAATGAATATTACGACACATAATAAGCCGTGGAGTGTAACAATTGGCTTAATTGGGGAAGGTCAAGAGATCTATTCTGGGGAAGAAGGCGGTCTCCCGCTGTGGAATACTGCGATCGCTGGAAAAAATGTTACTGTTCACTCGAAACACCCTAATTCTGTATTCACAAATGCAGCACATTATAGAATTCATTCTCAGCTACATTTAAACTCATCTTTCCGTGCTCATGCAGCTTTAAAATACTATGAAATTATTAATACTTTATTAGATATTAATTTTGAACAAACGAAAATGCTTATTCATAACCTACCAAAGGAACATTATCAACTTTTTATTACGCGTGATTTACACAAAGCAAAAATTACTTTAAATCAGCTTTATCAGGATGATACAAAAACAGTTGGTGTCGTCTGTGCTGGTGGCGCTGATCGTCAAAAAGAAGTCCCTGTTCTACCACGAGATGAACGATATGAAAAGCCTAGTAAAATCGCTCAATACTTTAACTATCCAGGGTCTCAATACTATTGTAAAAATCTTAACTACAGCGCAACTGAATTTCAAACACAAGGACTTGAACTAGATATGGCGCTCGTTCATTGGGATGATGATCTTTATCTAAAGAATGGGGCTTGGAAGGGGCAGCACTATCAATGGGGTGTCGAAGATCCGTTCCAAATTAAACTCAATGCATATAGGGTTATTTTAACAAGAGGACGAGATGGAACAATTATTTACATACCACCAAAACCTATTCTAGATGAGACTTGGAACTTACTTAAAAATCAATTAAAAATCCCTGAATTAATGTTTTAA